In Thunnus maccoyii chromosome 3, fThuMac1.1, whole genome shotgun sequence, the following proteins share a genomic window:
- the LOC121894397 gene encoding protein phosphatase 1 regulatory subunit 15B, producing the protein MFRNMSAEAHLSGGQSPSSPAGHGGASPGLHSQESSWIGLLSVVSRPALSFLQKYLPGRSRNPALSEAGAGWRGGEVKASLVDDEREFLPHLTYLRYQHDGATGLLEPGGGDALPWLTADSLREMGIQNTEEMDLNLCQQTQMGYLSSARTVLSHVLLNSVSSQEIKHSGGKDWVAEAVSSSGQSRTWWGFWGGEDASQKELLSDLPWAEERAVTGRLCPQQPVAETKAAPAQTTDVFVQSGGGGVSTLGENTGPTDHKEPPANNGGLLTTEGSTPDPLLSISNHLRGSGAAAACSEVALLTPDQDNGYSSLEEEHVQIRHLYMVKALSEEPPPPPEAGSTDNSTAVRTEMEEETSEEEESSSRRADDEEQAQEDEEEEESSMQEGQSAEAAPLPSPQCQNKDIAFIMGCPCSDDDSSQSDGESSDEDDDGFDSEGSSELSDSTDEDDEDEDEASDSDSEADSEAERLWSSLCQSQDPYNPRNFTARLHTGSTPPRTIPAATPPSSTQSTPASSPDLTPLPLSSLAAPPALTSSSPPSGHDTWDDSTSASEVDEAESVHLWSSFSCSSDPYSLFNFQAPLRTQKPVEPGPRVRARAKKASQTPPRSPHHNPAAPPEYRKEEAEERLDSGFSEPSTSSGSSGSSGSSGSSGSSGSSGSSPRSCSTVKKVRFRDDVEEFFASSGEEEEDRRGPWEELARDRCRFLRRCQEVELSIAYCLQPQHRSRVYRRLAVLYVQDA; encoded by the exons ATCTCCCGGGCAGAAGCCGGAACCCGGCCCTGTCCGAGGCAGGAGCCGGATGGAGAGGTGGAGAGGTGAAAGCCAGCTTAGTGGATGATGAGAGAGAGTTTTTACCGCACCTGACCTACCTGCGGTATCAGCATGACGGAGCGACCGGCCTGCTGGAGCCCGGAGGCGGCGACGCTTTGCCCTGGCTGACCGCTGACTCTCTGCGGGAAATGGGGATTCAAAACACGGAAGAAATGGACTTAAACCTTTGCCAGCAGACCCAGATGGGATATCTGTCTTCTGCCAGGACTGTACTGAGCCACGTTCTGCTGAACTCTGTGTCATCTCAGGAAATAAAACACTCAGGAGGGAAGGACTGGGTGGCCGAGGCGGTGAGCTCCTCCGGGCAGAGCAGGACATGGTGGGGCTTTTGGGGAGGCGAGGACGCCTCACAGAAAGAGCTGTTGTCAGATCTGCCCTGGGCTGAAGAGCGGGCGGTGACAGGCCGGCTTTGTCCACAACAACCAGTGGCTGAGACAAAAGCCGCCCCTGCCCAAACAACCGACGTGTTTGTGCAGAGCGGCGGCGGGGGGGTGTCGACGCTGGGAGAAAACACTGGACCGACTGACCACAAAGAGCCGCCGGCCAACAATGGAGGCCTTCTGACCACAGAGGGGTCCACACCTGACCCCCTACTCAGCATCAGTAACCACCTGAGAGGCTCAGGAGCTGCCGCCGCCTGCAGCGAGGTGGCACTTCTGACCCCGGACCAGGACAATGGTTACTCCAGCCTGGAGGAGGAACACGTCCAGATCCGCCACCTGTACATGGTCAAAGCCCTGAGTGAAgagccgccgccgccaccaGAGGCTGGGTCAACTGACAACAGCACCGCCGTCAGGACcgagatggaggaggagacttctgaggaggaggagtctTCATCAAGGAGGGCAGATGATGAAGAGCAGGCACAGGAAgacgaggaagaagaggaaTCATCCATGCAGGAGGGTCAGTCTGCTGAGGCGGCGCCGCTCCCCTCCCCGCAGTGCCAGAATAAAGACATCGCCTTCATCATGGGATGCCCCTGCAGCGACGAcgacagcagccaatcagacggAGAGTCCAGCGATGAAGACGATGACGGCTTTGACAGCGAGGGCTCGTCCGAGCTGTCCGACTCGACGGACGAAGATGACGAAGACGAGGACGAGGCGTCAGACTCGGACAGTGAGGCGGACTCCGAGGCGGAGCGCCTGTGGAGCTCCTTGTGCCAAAGTCAGGACCCGTACAACCCCCGAAACTTCACCGCCCGGCTGCACACGGGCAGCACGCCGCCCAGGACCATCCCCGCCGCCACACCGCCGTCCTCCACCCAGTCCACCCCCGCCTCTTCCCCCGACCTCACCCctcttcccctctcctccctcgcAGCCCCCCCagccctcacctcctcctcccccccctctgGACACGACACCTGGGACGACTCGACTTCCGCCAGCGAGGTGGACGAAGCGGAGAGCGTCCACCTGTGGAGCTCCTTCAGCTGCTCCTCGGACCCTTACAGCCTCTTTAACTTCCAGGCCCCGCTCAGGACTCAAAAGCCCGTCGAGCCCGGGCCCCGGGTCAGGGCCAGGGCCAAAAAGGCCTCCCAGACTCCCCCTCGCTCCCCCCATCACAACCCAGCAGCACCGCCGGAGTACAGGaaggaggaggctgaggagagGCTCGACAGCGGCTTCTCTGAACCTTCCACCTCCTCCGGTTCCTCGGGTTCCTCCGGTTCCTCCGGTTCCTCCGGTTCCTCGGGTTCCTCGGGTTCCTCCCCACGGAGCTGCAGCACAGTCAAGAAG GTTCGTTTCCGTGACGACGTGGAGGAGTTCTTCGCCAGCAgcggcgaggaggaggaggaccgGCGGGGCCCCTGGGAGGAGCTGGCCCGGGACCGCTGCCGCTTCCTGCGACGCTGCCAGGAAGTGGAGCTCAGCATCGCCTACTGCCTGCAGCCGCAGCACCGCAGCCGGGTGTACCGCCGCCTCGCCGTCCTCTACGTCCAGGACGCCTGA